The following coding sequences are from one uncultured Cohaesibacter sp. window:
- a CDS encoding complex I NDUFA9 subunit family protein, which translates to MVRTAGEIVTVFGGSGFLGRHVVRALAKEGYRVRVAVRRPDLAGFLQPLGSVGQIIPVQANLRDRASIANAVAGSDAVVNLVGILFEKGKASFDMVHHIGARTIAEEAAKAGISRFVQVSAIGANTGSQSSYARSKAKGELAVLQAIPQAVILRPSLLIGVEDDFFNKFASMAQQSPFLPLVGGGRTLFQPAFVGDVAKVVALGINGSLKPGETYELGGPDKKSFQQLLELTLKETHLKRLLMPLPFWAASSMGWIFEKLPMRPVLTRDQVTLLKSDNVVSEEAIAAGRTFEGIGISPVAVEAIIPTYLWSYRPSGQYEANQPRKRGSFGIRR; encoded by the coding sequence ATGGTCAGAACAGCAGGTGAAATCGTCACAGTTTTTGGTGGGTCAGGCTTCCTTGGGCGCCATGTTGTTCGCGCTCTGGCAAAAGAGGGATACCGTGTTCGCGTTGCCGTGCGACGACCTGATCTTGCCGGCTTTTTGCAGCCTCTTGGTTCTGTTGGACAGATCATACCGGTGCAAGCCAATTTGCGTGATCGAGCCTCCATCGCCAATGCTGTCGCAGGCAGTGATGCGGTCGTCAATCTTGTTGGTATCCTGTTTGAAAAGGGAAAGGCCAGCTTTGATATGGTCCACCATATCGGTGCCAGAACGATTGCGGAGGAAGCAGCCAAGGCTGGCATCTCTCGTTTTGTTCAGGTGTCAGCCATTGGTGCGAATACTGGCTCACAGTCCAGTTATGCCCGCAGCAAAGCAAAAGGGGAGTTGGCTGTTTTGCAAGCGATCCCGCAGGCTGTTATTTTGCGGCCCTCCTTGCTGATCGGTGTTGAAGACGACTTTTTTAACAAATTTGCCTCCATGGCGCAACAATCCCCATTTTTACCGCTGGTTGGCGGTGGCAGAACGCTTTTTCAGCCCGCGTTTGTGGGTGATGTAGCAAAAGTGGTTGCCCTTGGTATCAATGGCTCACTCAAACCCGGAGAAACCTATGAGCTGGGTGGTCCAGACAAAAAGAGCTTCCAACAGCTTCTGGAGCTGACGCTTAAGGAGACCCATCTGAAGCGCCTCCTTATGCCTTTGCCTTTCTGGGCAGCGTCATCCATGGGCTGGATTTTTGAAAAGCTGCCCATGCGGCCGGTTTTAACGCGCGATCAGGTGACGCTTCTGAAAAGCGACAATGTGGTTTCTGAAGAAGCCATCGCCGCTGGCCGGACCTTTGAGGGGATTGGCATCTCCCCCGTTGCAGTCGAGGCGATTATTCCAACCTATTTGTGGTCATACAGGCCGAGCGGACAATATGAGGCCAATCAACCGCGCAAAAGAGGAAGCTTTGGCATAAGACGCTGA
- a CDS encoding DUF2852 domain-containing protein: MSHSATAKSSWKGSHVALMILGFILFWPLGLAMLAYIIWGDEMREMFKDFKTRIDREFKGSGCGHRRRSHGFERTGNVAFDEYRKAELERLEEERRKLDAQREEFEEFLAELHRAKDKEEFDRFMAARHNHRPTSSSPDQSSEGHYQG; encoded by the coding sequence ATGTCACATAGTGCAACAGCCAAATCATCTTGGAAGGGTTCTCATGTAGCTCTGATGATACTTGGCTTTATTCTCTTCTGGCCGCTTGGTCTTGCTATGTTGGCCTATATAATCTGGGGTGATGAGATGCGTGAAATGTTCAAGGATTTCAAAACGAGAATAGACCGCGAATTCAAGGGCTCCGGTTGTGGCCATCGCCGTCGGTCGCACGGTTTCGAGAGAACCGGCAATGTGGCTTTCGATGAATACCGCAAGGCAGAGCTGGAACGTCTGGAAGAAGAGCGCCGCAAGCTGGATGCGCAAAGAGAGGAGTTTGAAGAATTCCTTGCCGAGCTGCATCGGGCCAAGGACAAGGAAGAGTTCGATCGCTTTATGGCCGCCCGCCATAATCATCGTCCGACATCTTCTTCCCCAGACCAGTCCTCTGAAGGTCATTATCAGGGCTAA
- a CDS encoding family 20 glycosylhydrolase, with protein MTHNNNNSQLILNSEWIDDGTPTGKMRLSLMAAPHATYPASVRLAYTALTRIPPNTEMEGARYLSRTANYHELGPLQALSADADGLLWQITIPALSHRPGHFTDGPSSAFLILADKSTEDIFCTPFTARKSGSEAAVKVDVSVSSEPDLTIETQGPQLGLLPLANEARISEWFIEVPTALTLPEQLLPAGKTVNDLYERLFAEQPPFAADAKALPVKLFPAADLDKASVEGSYKLEFASSHIAIHAEGHGVQAALIALAQIWRAAQHNPSQFAFPARGMVSDWPAHDWRGMHLDVSRQFYEVNAVKAYLDCLAWHRFNRFHWHLSDDEGWRLESHAYPRLTDLGAWRGHGLVLLPQHGSGAARYGGFYSRQDVQGILAHAESLQIEVVPEIDVPGHCHAAMMAMPELLDPSAMQGGASVQGYVNNALNPGLGSTWLFLETVFGEVADLFPGRYVHIGGDEVAEAAWSASRSANSWARAKGYLNEEGKADTMKMQAAILRFVANHLVAAGKTPLAWEEAARGGGLDPEKAILFAWTKAQRANELASMGYRVIMCPGEICYLDMAQSDQWQEPGLSWAGTSNAEKTYHFEPISQLAENADKLLGIQGCVWSETLTSRERFNHMVFPRLSAIAETAWTEAPRKNWQGFAARQRLMPKLPLLRG; from the coding sequence ATGACACACAATAATAATAACTCTCAATTGATCCTCAACAGCGAGTGGATAGATGATGGCACCCCAACGGGTAAGATGCGGTTGAGCCTTATGGCTGCCCCTCACGCCACTTATCCTGCTTCTGTTCGTCTGGCCTACACCGCGCTGACGCGCATTCCGCCCAATACGGAGATGGAAGGGGCTCGCTATCTTTCGCGAACGGCCAATTATCACGAACTGGGACCGCTTCAGGCGTTGTCCGCTGATGCTGATGGGCTCTTGTGGCAAATTACGATCCCTGCATTGTCACACCGCCCCGGTCACTTTACCGATGGCCCCTCGTCTGCTTTTCTCATTCTGGCGGATAAGAGCACCGAAGATATCTTTTGTACGCCATTTACCGCCCGAAAGTCTGGCTCTGAAGCGGCTGTCAAAGTTGATGTGTCCGTGAGTAGCGAACCAGACCTCACAATAGAAACGCAAGGCCCCCAGCTCGGCTTGCTGCCACTCGCCAATGAAGCTCGCATTTCCGAATGGTTTATCGAGGTTCCCACAGCCTTGACTTTGCCAGAGCAACTCTTGCCTGCGGGCAAAACCGTCAATGATCTTTATGAAAGGCTTTTTGCAGAGCAACCTCCTTTCGCCGCAGATGCAAAGGCATTGCCCGTAAAGCTTTTTCCTGCGGCTGATCTGGATAAGGCTTCTGTCGAAGGAAGCTATAAGCTCGAATTTGCATCCAGCCACATTGCTATTCATGCAGAAGGGCACGGGGTACAGGCCGCACTGATCGCTCTGGCGCAAATCTGGCGGGCAGCACAACATAACCCATCACAGTTTGCTTTTCCCGCAAGGGGAATGGTGTCTGATTGGCCTGCCCATGATTGGCGCGGCATGCATCTGGATGTGTCCCGTCAATTCTATGAGGTCAATGCGGTGAAGGCTTACCTTGACTGCCTCGCGTGGCATAGGTTTAACCGCTTTCACTGGCATTTGTCAGATGATGAGGGCTGGCGTCTCGAGAGCCACGCCTATCCTCGCCTGACGGACTTGGGTGCCTGGCGAGGTCATGGGCTGGTCCTGTTGCCGCAACATGGCTCTGGCGCGGCCCGTTATGGCGGCTTCTACTCCCGTCAGGACGTGCAAGGCATATTGGCCCATGCTGAAAGTCTGCAAATCGAAGTCGTGCCAGAGATCGACGTGCCGGGGCACTGCCATGCTGCGATGATGGCCATGCCAGAGTTGCTTGACCCGAGCGCAATGCAGGGTGGGGCTTCTGTGCAGGGCTATGTCAACAATGCTCTCAATCCGGGCCTTGGCTCTACATGGTTGTTTCTGGAAACCGTCTTCGGAGAGGTCGCGGATCTGTTTCCCGGGCGCTATGTACATATTGGCGGGGATGAAGTGGCCGAAGCCGCTTGGTCAGCTTCTCGCTCAGCCAACAGTTGGGCGCGGGCAAAAGGTTATCTGAACGAAGAGGGCAAGGCCGATACCATGAAAATGCAAGCGGCCATCCTGCGATTTGTTGCAAACCATCTTGTTGCTGCGGGCAAAACTCCGCTTGCGTGGGAAGAAGCAGCCAGGGGTGGAGGGCTTGACCCTGAGAAAGCCATTCTGTTTGCCTGGACCAAAGCGCAACGCGCCAATGAACTGGCCAGCATGGGATATCGTGTCATCATGTGTCCGGGCGAGATATGCTATCTGGATATGGCCCAGTCTGATCAATGGCAAGAGCCGGGGTTGAGTTGGGCCGGCACGTCAAACGCAGAGAAGACCTATCACTTTGAACCAATCAGCCAGTTGGCGGAGAATGCCGACAAGCTATTGGGCATTCAGGGCTGTGTCTGGAGCGAAACCCTGACCAGCCGCGAGCGATTCAATCATATGGTTTTTCCGCGCCTCTCGGCGATAGCGGAAACCGCATGGACAGAAGCGCCCCGCAAGAATTGGCAGGGCTTTGCAGCCCGTCAGCGTCTTATGCCAAAGCTTCCTCTTTTGCGCGGTTGA
- a CDS encoding DMT family transporter: MNQISQSSNASSLPVMRSGAVWGAIYMILAGLAFALVNLSTQYLTMKLGISSLIVAFGQYFVAFFFSLPWLLKVGLGAARTNQVGKHVVRVVFAVLGTQAWTAGLAYVPIWQAIALIMTSPFFVTLGAYLFLHEKIGPHRLAATFVGFVGGMIILAPWSDAFTWHALWPVVAAAFWAATSVMTKTLTGEEAPETVTIYLLLLMSPVNAFMLLGSDLVMPSMLALAVILISGLFVYLAQLLCARAYSVADAAYVQPFDHLKLAFNVLFGWVVFGFAPVGQFWIGALLIVAASFYILRREAKHQ, translated from the coding sequence ATGAATCAGATTTCCCAATCTTCCAATGCGTCTTCCCTGCCGGTCATGCGATCCGGTGCCGTATGGGGCGCGATCTATATGATCTTGGCCGGGCTTGCTTTTGCTCTGGTCAATCTGTCAACGCAATATCTGACCATGAAATTGGGGATCAGCTCCCTGATCGTCGCTTTCGGACAGTATTTCGTAGCTTTTTTCTTCAGTTTGCCATGGCTTTTGAAGGTCGGCCTTGGGGCCGCGCGCACAAATCAGGTGGGAAAGCATGTGGTGCGTGTCGTCTTCGCCGTGCTTGGCACGCAGGCTTGGACCGCCGGTCTCGCCTATGTTCCCATTTGGCAGGCAATTGCTCTCATCATGACATCTCCGTTTTTCGTCACGTTGGGCGCTTATCTGTTTTTGCATGAAAAAATAGGCCCCCATAGGCTCGCGGCCACATTCGTCGGTTTTGTTGGTGGCATGATCATTCTGGCGCCTTGGTCAGACGCTTTCACCTGGCATGCGCTCTGGCCTGTCGTTGCTGCGGCCTTTTGGGCCGCGACCTCGGTCATGACCAAGACCTTGACGGGAGAAGAAGCGCCGGAAACCGTGACCATCTATCTGCTTTTGCTGATGAGCCCGGTCAATGCCTTCATGCTGCTTGGCAGTGATCTGGTCATGCCATCGATGCTGGCGCTGGCTGTGATCCTTATTTCGGGATTGTTCGTCTATCTGGCCCAGCTGCTGTGTGCTCGCGCCTACTCGGTGGCCGATGCGGCCTATGTGCAGCCGTTTGACCACCTGAAGCTTGCTTTTAACGTATTGTTCGGCTGGGTCGTGTTCGGCTTTGCGCCGGTTGGGCAATTCTGGATTGGTGCCCTGCTCATTGTCGCTGCCTCATTCTATATCTTGCGGCGAGAAGCCAAGCACCAGTAA